TGAATTAAACTCAAAACACCTTAAATTTACTTTCTAATTAAACCATGACTAGAAAATTGAACTGTAATACTACACAGACTAgataaacatgtcctccaagacacaacacttgaatccacaaatTAGAGAATCACCAAGCATTCTCTGGACCATTTCTGACAAACTTCCATTgatacaaacaacaataataaactCCACAATCTGCACAAAAAAGTACCTATAAACATGATAGTACAATATTATACACAAATCATAAACACTATATCTAGACCACTCTCTATAATCTTCACATACCATAGGAATATAAAGCATTCTTCCAAtgggacattaaaaactctttcttgcatatttgaAATTTTCACTACACCATATTTCCAAAAATGCCTCAATATCACTTCCTCTTCACACAACAACATCATAACATAAATTTATAGACCATCTATAACACATAGTGACACCAatgataacacaagattttttgacatcaatgaaaacataagataggttgacatcaatgacaacacaacataacaactcaagtttccaacaaaattcagtgtcataaattgtatcttcATACATTTCACTCATTTAGGGATAAATTTGGTGGTTTTACACTCATGCTTTGATGCATGATTCATTGTGATTAAGCCATAGCCAAATTTGAAATCTCAACACTAATTCAAGGTCATTGTCCTAGATTATCGCTCAAGATACCAAGTTTATGGCATCCAACACCCTAGTCCTCTGGGCTATAATTCCTAACACCCTATTCCTCCTAGTTTATAGCACCTAGTGCAATGGTCCAGTCAAATCATGCCCCTCAATTTGAACCTCCAATGGTTGGCAAGTTGTTAAGTGAGAAAGTGCTCCTCAATGttgtctttcttttttattttaaacataTTCATGAATTTGTGAATAAATACAACTTCCACCCCTTCATTTAATTTATCTTACTACAAGCATTCAATTCCAATTCACACTCCAATTGAAAAAAGCAATCAATCATCTTCAAGGTGGTGAAGGAGAAACCTAAATTTAATAATTCAAGTTAGCATCTATGATCAAGTTTATGTATTTTCTCCATGAGTGAAGGCATGCATGAACTCCTACCAAGCAACATTAAGATTTTATAagagggtaaaagcacaatgttgtgtcacacttttataaaggaagtggccaacacaagtaaaattgtttaacttcaactgcataaaaatattaataaaatttatgtctgttatttttattttttataaattaaaaaattgacattttttaatatattcaaagaCATAATTTTTATTGCTCAAAAATGCCAAAAATTAGGGGTTCTAGTCAAtgtcaccaaacaaaatgaaaataaacttatttttttcttatttctatttttcaaatagaggatatatatatgtagtattaattttttttttaattttgacgtctatttttctcgtaataatattttaaagtctaGCATAGCTGAATTTGCTAGTTTTCATTTGGCATCACCTTTtctctactaaatttatcattatcacaaaaaaattatacccttttggagaagattctctcatctagtgaaaaatacactttttaaatttttttaatatcatttaatatttatttctaaatttcaaatcaacctctttttgaacttaaaaaaccCACTTGCAATgtttagaaaatttaaaaaaataatcaaaatataaaaaaattatatgtccaaattcatgacttcgagctctacaaaagggtattttttatttttgtaaaaaagtattttgcttgaagaaaaattgatcagaagtgaaaagttttagaaatgtagacaaaataggtgatttggctacCACATCACTTGCCATATAGGTGAGTTCAGTCGAACTGAGTCTGGTCGtactattttgaattattttgacttttttgtgtttAGGTGCTGACAAAAAACCCAAAATATGGCACCAATAGCTTGACTGAACTCTATTCGACTGGACTACCAGTGCCATTTCGATGCCACACAGGCGCCACATGGTGCCATGCAGCTCTGGCATAGTCTGACTGAACTCGGTCTAGGTGGACTTAGTCTAGCTGAACTTAGTCCAGCCAGACTACCTGTAGTTAGCCTgaagtgtgacacaactccatgcttttACTCGAGACTTCAAGGCAAGAAGATCAAATCAAAGGTATCACTTGTAAATTTCACATTTCCTTAAtttttttagcttcttctcttcaAGGGTAAGCTATCTATTCTAATCATCATTTttgtagtggaggttaattcctaccAAGGGTTTGACTTAtgcaaacccctatacaacccaacACTTTTCCTCTCTTTACTACATGTAGGTTTCATATCTAGTACTAGAGAGTGACAGATTCGTAGAGTGTAGATTGAGACACATAGTTCTACATTGTAAACAAGAAGAAATCCCTGGTCTATGGAGTGACACTCTAGTGACAGATACTTTTTAACTAAATTTTTAGGAGAATGATCTACAGAGCACATTGATCTAAAATCTGCACATCACAATTGATGGAAACACCTCTGGTCTAGGAAACCTCACTCCAAAGGCTTGTACTTTTAGGTCCATATGTCATAAACAAGTTATTTTCTACACATCCTTTCCAACTGTGAGTatacttctttttttttaattatgtatcATTTTTTTTATGCTAATTCTTGTCAATTTCCTAGTTTTTGCATCATTTATTATCTTCatcatatccaatcatatcaatATGCAAAAGATAATAATCGATCACAAGTGCACATCTCTCCTAAGGGAATGAAATTGTGCCTAATTGATTGTTCTCCAATTAAATTGATGGGATTGGGAATAATTCCTcatttgcatgtttagactagtgaacacCCATTTTCCTACTTTTcaaaaatatacataaaatatagtTTTGGGGGTTCTACCTCTGAAACACCATTAGGTTTCATGACCCTTAAATTCCTAACTAAGGGCCATCCCCTTGAAACCTACAAGGGGGTACCTCTCCTTGCAACCTCACACACTCaaatataaacaattaaaaaacattattgcaaggttgagataccattttcctAGCACTTCAAAACTTAAAATTTGTTCCCCATTTCTATATTTGACGTGTCTTCCTTTTTATACCAAcatttttttatgtaatttatCACTCAATTCAAGATTAGTATAAAATAATTGTACCTAACATAGAGAATAGGATATCATCAAACTCTCATACCAAATGAAAGAAAGTAGAGGTTTGGAGCATGCTTCCTACAGTAATCCATGAGAGAAGGTATGCGCAAAATTTAAATTAATCATATAACTACAAAAAGTCAAACTCAAAAGAAATATACTATTAAATAATGATAAGTATGTGGGAAAAATACTTTTAGAAGAGAAACCCACTCTCCAAAGCAATTTAATGCATTATCAATAGTCAAATATTATAATAGAATCAAAATTTAAGGTTTCATAGGAGTAACACCAATGAATTATATAgagtaattttgaaattttgatagcaCATTGTAATACTTAAAAAAATTACTATTAAAACTTCTATATTAGTCACCCAATATATAAAAAGTCAAAATACATGAAACTATTAAATAGTAATTAAAAAATTAGACCTAAAAATACCCAATATGTGGTTCCCAAATTCCTAGTTAGAAATATAACACCCAAACCCAAGATTAGTCCACATGTTAAAGATAACATATTCCATATACCTTTCATAAGTTCAATCATAATCTATTCACCAAATTTGTGGATATATTTTCGCTCCATTATCTCCATTCAAAGATGTCTTATGATGTTTCATAACATGCTTTATAAGATGGTCAAAAAATACAACAGGATCTTAGATCTCTTTTATGAATCATAGATATTTTTATATTTTGAATGTGAGAGGCCTTTTTTTTGTAGTTCATAACTTTTAATTTGAGAGGCATCTTAGGATGCATTTTTGTTAAATTGTATTGATCAAAGAGATTTAAATATTGTTCATTTCTAAAAGAGATGCCAAACCATGTGAAATATTTATTTcccaaacaacatgaaatatttatttTGGCCAAAAATGACTTCTACATAGCCCAAAAATTATTTTTCATTCTATAATCTAAAAACTTATGTAATGTTTATTATCTTAAGGTTAGAAACAAGGTTGATACACTTTTTTCTATCAAAATGtgataaataaaattgaaaatatttaatttaCTTTTGTAGTTGATAGATGGTTGTTTACTATTTTGATAATAACATTTGAACCATAATTTAGAATACTTATTTATTATATGTATtaggaaaaaatgaaaaattgaactGGGTTGTCCTTATGGTTTGATGGTTTGATCTTGAACACGATGGATTCGATCTAAAGTTCTATAAATTTGATTTATCATGAACTAACCTATATTAGCAAATTATAGACTTTCAACACTTGTTCACCCTAAATTCTACAGGATATAGTGATTAAAAACATCTCATGATAATTGTTGGGTGATCAAGATTAAGCTCTAGTAGATTAGATCCTTTGATTGAACTACTTTGTAGATTTGACTGAAGATTCAAAGATGATATACACAAACATGTACATAGCCTATACATAGGTAATATATATTCTAATTTCTTTTTCCTTAAAAAAATGAAATGTATTCTAACGATTTTTCCTTATTCAGTCATATGAAATAATtgtataataaatatatttaaatatcaaaatatatattgaATTGATTTACAATAGCATGTAGAAAATATAATtagtttataatttaaatttttttttaatttaaaccaaataataaataataataaattaataatttcaaAATATAAATCAAATATTTAAAAATGGATATAAATATgaaatacaataataaaaaataaacaataaatagaaaaaaataaattgaaaataaataaagattaggAGCAACTTgttaatatacatatataaaaaaagaaCTAAACTAGTTAAGAAAATAGAGTTGAAAACAAATAAAGAATAGCACCAACTAGGGGAGATGGCCCTATacatgtgcaccctaacttcatgcttctcaaaatcTCACGTGGACATTTCAAAACTTTCTCAATTTTATACAATAGCTTATTTGTCAAATCCCCTACTTTAAAATTCCATTTCTTGAGTCCACATGGCCAAATATGATACCACATCAAcatgcatttttgtgaaggtgtccaaaatggtTCCAAATTGTCATAGGACCAATAGGTGcgcactaagtcatgtttacttgtgcactgtgtggcatcacatgattggttactttttgaattttaaaggtacttttttggggataagcattgacatgacatttttagaGCACCACTATTGATCTCATTTTGTCCAAGTACTATAGCATGTATTGGTACCTGCTCACCTATTGACCCTCTCCTCTAGTTAATATCTAAAACAATAAGTAAATATCAAAAAACTAAAAAAGCttgttattaatatttaattatatatataggtaaataaaattaaagttaaatgaaaatataaatatttcACAGTTAATGAGTTAAGTATCAATGGTCTCACCGAGTCTTTGAGGCATGaaatattgtattattatattcTTTCTACCTCTCTTTTCGATGATGCCTATATAACATCTAAGATACACCTTAGACTGTATTTAttaactaattgaaaatcaaatatgatAATCTTTTAATATTCAAATCAATAATtttgccgagaggcatctacaatgaaatcaaaatgttcgtaaacaaaaatccatttttgaaacaatttgacatgcaaatgacgggtaaatgcatgaaatatgccatgtttcagttTTTAtgaaggtgttattttattactccaaataaaataaaatatctctcaacatattttacatatattttttaaatataaatatactagtttaATATAACTTATAAAAGGCACACTTGACCATATTAATTGAAAATCTGAATACAACTAAATTCTAGGTACTGTTTATACATTGTCTCTCTTTTGAAATGCTAAGAAGTTTAGCGAATTGTAGCATGTACGGATTCACATCATAACGTAAGGCCTCCGCATGGTTGACTCACACCAATCCTGCCATCGGAGGAGATGACTTAACATGTTATATAGAAATTAGTGAAGCAAATTTTCTAGTGGTGTATTATTCATATTACCTCAACATAAAGATTATAGGTATGGCCAACAGAGCCAATTCTGGGTGTGAAGTTGGGGTGCGGATTGCGTTGGGTGCTCTTTTGTTTTGTGCTGCTGCCCTAGGAGAAGTGAAAGCTCCATCAATAAATATAGGTGCTATAATCGCGTTGAACACAACTAATGGAAAAATAGCTGAGACTGCTATTGAATTGGCGGTTGAAGACGTAAACAGAAACACCAGGATTCTGAATGGCACTTTCCTCAACATTCATATCCGAGACTCCAAACAAGATGCACTCACAGGCGTTTCTGCAGGTAACAAAACCTCCTCTTAACGGAATCGACTGTTTATTATTGCTCtctttttatattcatttttttttggaaTAAAACAGAATATTAATGGGTTGCCGTGTAATGGATATTGCAGCATTGGAGCTGATAAGAAAAGGATGTGTAAGCATAGTCGGCCCACAGACATCCGTGGTGGGTGAGTTCGTTGGGAATTTGGGCGTTGCAGCGCATGTTCCAATTGTGACATTTGGTGCAACGAATCCCTCTCTCTCCATGCATCGATACCCTTACTTCATTCGTGCAGTGCCCAATGATAAAATGCAAATGAAGGCAATAGCAAAGCTGATAGAGGAGTATAAATGGACGGATGTAGCGCTTGTGTATGTAGATGACGATTTGGGCATAGGGGCAATCCCGGCCTTAAACGATGCCTTGCGAGATGCGAGGGCCAAAATTGTTTTAAAAGCTGCAGTGCGTCCCCAGGCCAATGTCTCTTCAATAAGAATGCTTCTTCAGGATGAGTTGATCGGGCTGAAGTCGCGAGTATTCATCGTGCATATGGATGCTGAATTGGCCCTATTCCTGTTTTCCGAGGCGTACAAATTAAGAATGATAAGCAGTGATTATGTATGGATCATTTCCGACGGATTTGCCAATCTACTAGATTCCGTCGACGCTAATTCTTTCCTCTCTATGAATGGTGTGTTGGGGGTCAAAAGAAAACTCATACAAACCGACCAGCCAAGGCTGAATGAATCTGCTAAAAGATGGAAGCAGCGGTTTAGAGTCCAGAATCCTACAATACCAAACATGGAATTAAATGCCCGCGCAATTGTTGCATATGATACGGTATGGGCGCTTGCTTTTGCAATCGATCGTCTCCTGCATATGAAATCGTGCAAGGGTGGTTTCTCAGAGATCTCTAGTAGCaccaaagttttgaattttaaggTTTTTGACGGTGGAGACCAATTGCTTAAAGAGATCCTAGAGACAAACTTTCTCGGCCTGAGCAGCCCTGTTCAAATAAGTCGTGAAAGCGGAGAACCTTTGGAGTGCTCATATGATATAATAAATGTTGTTGAAAATAATTATAGCGTAATTGGGTCGTGGACAGAAAGGGACCTGAATATATCTTGGAAACGAGAGATTCATTGGGGCAGTGGATCAACAAAGACGCCACGCGGATGAAAGATACCTGCGCCAGGCAAGAAACTGAATATAGCGGTGCCTTGGCAGCAAGT
This genomic stretch from Cryptomeria japonica chromosome 8, Sugi_1.0, whole genome shotgun sequence harbors:
- the LOC131044191 gene encoding glutamate receptor 3.4-like; this encodes MANRANSGCEVGVRIALGALLFCAAALGEVKAPSINIGAIIALNTTNGKIAETAIELAVEDVNRNTRILNGTFLNIHIRDSKQDALTGVSAALELIRKGCVSIVGPQTSVVGEFVGNLGVAAHVPIVTFGATNPSLSMHRYPYFIRAVPNDKMQMKAIAKLIEEYKWTDVALVYVDDDLGIGAIPALNDALRDARAKIVLKAAVRPQANVSSIRMLLQDELIGLKSRVFIVHMDAELALFLFSEAYKLRMISSDYVWIISDGFANLLDSVDANSFLSMNGVLGVKRKLIQTDQPRLNESAKRWKQRFRVQNPTIPNMELNARAIVAYDTVWALAFAIDRLLHMKSCKGGFSEISSSTKVLNFKVFDGGDQLLKEILETNFLGLSSPVQISRESGEPLECSYDIINVVENNYSQVFSPFLNVKLDHDSPGAQNQTNEIRGFCIDVFKSMLKRLDYELPFEPIPYGTGSVTAGYYDDLVYQVYLQNFDAVVGDVTVLANRSRYVDFTQPYTESGLIIIVAISDKRSSDSWAFLHPFTPAMWITTVTFFIFTGAVVWFLEHRQNRQFRGKPVLTFIWGEDCKLSG